From Mustela erminea isolate mMusErm1 chromosome 1, mMusErm1.Pri, whole genome shotgun sequence, a single genomic window includes:
- the IQCN gene encoding IQ domain-containing protein N isoform X14, which yields MALQELTRPETKTMQEAAQLPSSTDGQNVYQPQSVSSLQDKAGTLSPQLQHEPVESRETFLQQHDKDVTVPRHIPRLRAVVESQAFKNVLVDEMDMMLSRAATLIQANWRGYRLRQKLISQMKAAKAIQEAWRRFNTRRLLRSGKTVEKKVSVDEGDIPYHAPQQVRFQPPGEVKPPVAQPVMVSKETQFPSSDNLDTCTHQLALLQAQGGPQPGMQAPGSTGGPSVTFLPHQTIAIRLPCPVNLDAKCHPCLMTRTVRNACLVHVEGDMVKTKQVTTRANKAGAPGPPPCGRYAQAVHGSLKTQTQGHVETEVLKAPPQTGPALVINKTAPQMYPVTTMTKTPPQPCAAAPMVTIAKTPPQVYPAARMTKTSTQMNPAAAVTKTPPQPYPAVAMPKSPLQSCLAAMMSKTLPPPCSAPTVTITKASPHTYPVAPMAKSPPQTCPVAPIAKASPQTSQPATMIKTPLQSGLGGMANKTPTQPCPVAPMSKTPTQMRPTASMTNASPQTRPAAMMAKISPHICLLASMIKPQTQTRPMATMGKAPPQTCPVPTMAKTLAQMRPAAPMTKTPLQTCPAAAMAKTPSQMLPGTSVTKTPPQTRLAAMVTKTPAQFRSMAAILKTLCLPPSAAGNLKSSPPATVASGIPNASSRTCLNGPKAKAMVNAKQTTGMVRVSSHSYLAEGKVKYFNAPHLGAGTPKAPARPPLEAERMKAFSQKQVKMETVSSSSVAIEMSRASPWVKMAEDRNKSLLQTCPRADVVKVQSQVYVPMETAVVLPRAQLAPCPTKVPPQTHLETCLAKGLPQEQLATCTTTASSQEQLLAELTAALPQAHPGTCLSKTLSQAHPPTKLTPTQAQAHPGTCLSKALSQAHPPAKLTKTPSFAHLGTCLTKVQSRAHLASRVIKVQSKAHLSTELTKAQSQAQLVTETAKCLYTAQHSAELSGKTQSQPLLAGFKVSTQPCKHTGALGNLPRAKPEDRLTQIQPHSYVQGKGTQGPSQGPCETKSMLVPLAASAGHPTCNVESWGDSGATRAQSPMPGPATPCPEELAASQLASLCAELAAELGSQEDLRALLTKALSQGQVRAALNQALSKKALGSTMAKALPQGKLGTALMKVLSWGELGLALSRTLSPGELRAELTKAKQGKLADVLSKALTEEEWAALSQALCQGELGAVLSQSLSQAALRTGVVLPKATSKTAGSRMSVIPAPVEVDCRGNPAAAWGSAVGPVRPQPSKGPVDAGIAGGQAWNSAAIPSGAAGPTTSAMAPGGAWDLARASEPWDTVGRETAVDSKQSGEQVASLQAVEKVVTRAVVTIQACARGYLVRRTIRVWHQWAVIIQAAWRGYRVRRDLARLSQAATTIQATWRGFRARRIETQLQLLPGGWTKADDRTKSTSDHRCFQSCQPRVCPFCQSLSPSLGSPPSVVMLVGSSPRTCHMCGHTLPTRVVHGMGRGSRVQASMPGGCDSPMASQSSQQSHLQNKAATTIQSAWRGFAVRRQLRQQQMAAKMLQANWRGHHTRVGLTPDALLGAAAWDNPEDMQWPGV from the exons ATGGCCCTCCAAG AGCTGACTCGCCCAGAAACCAAGACAATGCAGGAAGCAGCACAGCTACCGTCGTCAACCGATGGGCAGAACGTCTACCAGCCCCAGTCTGTCTCCAGTCTCCAAGACAAAGCAGGGACACTGAGTCCGCAGCTTCAGCATGAGCCAGTTGAGTCCAGGGAGACCTTTCTGCAACAGCATGACAAGGATGTGACAGTACCTCGTCACATCCCACGTCTGCGGGCTGTGGTTGAGAGCCAGGCCTTCAAGAATGTGCTGGTGGATGAGATGGACATGATGCTGTCCCGGGCGGCCACCCTCATCCAAGCCAACTGGAGGGGCTACCGGCTCCGGCAGAAGCTGATCTCCCAGATGAAGGCAGCAAAGGCCATCCAGGAGGCCTGGCGACGCTTCAACACCAGGCGACTCCTCCGTTCTGGCAAGACCGTGGAAAAGAAAGTGAGTGTGGATGAGGGCGACATCCCTTACCACGCCCCCCAGCAGGTGCGGTTCCAGCCTCCAGGAGAGGTCAAGCCTCCCGTGGCCCAGCCGGTCATGGTGAGCAAGGAGACCCAGTTCCCTTCCTCCGACAACCTGGACACCTGCACCCACCAGCTGGCCCTGCTCCAGGCCCAGGGTGGTCCCCAGCCTGGCATGCAGGCACCTGGCTCCACTGGGGGACCCAGCGTCACCTTCCTGCCCCACCAGACCATTGCCATCAGACTGCCATGTCCGGTGAATCTAGACGCAAAGTGCCACCCGTGCCTGATGACGAGAACTGTCAGAAATGCTTGCCTTGTCCATGTAGAAGGGGACATGGTGAAGACCAAGCAAGTAACCACCAGAGCCAACAAGGCAGGAGCCCCGGGGCCGCCCCCATGTGGGAGGTATGCCCAGGCAGTTCACGGGTCCCTCAAGACCCAGACCCAGGGCCACGTGGAGACAGAGGTCCTCAAAGCCCCACCCCAGACAGGCCCAGCCCTTGTGATAAATAAGACCGCGCCCCAGATGTATCCGGTGACCACGATGACCAAGACCCCGCCCCAGCCATGCGCAGCAGCGCCCATGGTGACAATAGCCAAGACCCCACCCCAGGTATACCCAGCGGCCCGGATGACCAAAACCTCAACCCAGATGAACCCAGCGGCTGCCGTGACCAAGACCCCACCCCAGCCGTATCCTGCTGTTGCGATGCCCAAAAGCCCACTCCAGTCGTGCCTGGCGGCCATGATGAGCAAGACCCTGCCGCCGCCGTGTTCTGCGCCCACAGTAACGATAACCAAGGCCTCACCCCATACTTACCCGGTGGCCCCAATGGCCAAGAGCCCACCCCAGACGTGCCCGGTGGCTCCGATAGCCAAGGCTTCACCCCAGACATCCCAGCCAGCCACCATGATCAAGACCCCACTTCAGTCTGGCCTGGGGGGCATGGCGAACAAGACCCCAACCCAGCCATGCCCAGTAGCCCCGATGTCCAAGACCCCCACCCAGATGCGACCCACAGCCTCAATGACCAATGCTTCACCCCAGACACGACCAGCAGCCATGATGGCCAAGATCTCACCACATATATGCCTTTTGGCCTCTATGATCAAGCCCCAAACCCAGACACGGCCCATGGCCACCATGGGTAAGGCTCCACCCCAGACGTGCCCAGTGCCCACCATGGCCAAGACTCTGGCCCAGATGCGCCCGGCAGCCCCGATGACCAAGACCCCACTGCAGACATGTCCAGCCGCTGCCATGGCCAAGACTCCATCTCAGATGCTCCCGGGGACCTCCGTGACCAAGACCCCTCCCCAGACGCGTCTGGCAGCCATGGTCACCAAAACCCCAGCCCAATTTCGCTCCATGGCCGCCATCCTCAAGACCCTGTGCCTGCCACCTTCAGCAGCTGGAAATCTGAAGTCTTCTCCTCCGGCAACTGTGGCATCTGGGATTCCCAACGCCTCATCCCGCACGTGTCTGAACGGACCAAAGGCCAAGGCTATGGTGAACGCCAAGCAGACCACCGGGATGGTTCGGGTCTCTTCTCACTCCTACCTGGCTGAGGGAAAGGTCAAATACTTTAACGCACCACATCTGGGTGCTGGGACCCCCAAGGCTCCAGCCAGGCCTCCTTTGGAAGCTGAAAGAATGAAGGCCTTTTCCCAGAAGCAGGTGAAAATGGAAACAGTGTCCAGTTCCAGTGTGGCCATCGAAATGTCCCGGGCATCCCCCTGGGTGAAAATGGCCGAGGACAGGAACAAGTCCCTGTTACAGACATGCCCGAGGGCAGATGTTGTGAAGGTTCAGTCCCAGGTGTACGTGCCCATGGAAACGGCCGTGGTCCTGCCCCGGGCACAGCTGGCCCCATGTCCGACCAAGGTCCCACCCCAGACACATCTGGAGACCTGTCTGGCCAAAGGGCTGCCCCAGGAGCAGCTGGCCACCTGTACGACCACAGCCTCGTCCCAGGAGCAGCTGCTGGCCGAACTGACAGCAGCTCTGCCCCAGGCACACCCGGGCACGTGTCTGTCCAAGACCCTGTCCCAGGCCCATCCGCCCACCAAGCTGACCCCAACTCAGGCTCAGGCGCACCCGGGCACGTGTCTGTCCAAGGCCCTGTCCCAGGCCCATCCGCCCGCCAAGCTAACCAAGACCCCGTCCTTTGCACATCTGGGCACGTGTCTGACCAAGGTGCAGTCCCGGGCGCATCTGGCCAGCAGAGTGATAAAGGTCCAGTCCAAAGCACATCTGTCCACCGAGCTGACCAAGGCGCAGTCCCAGGCCCAGCTGGTCACAGAAACAGCCAAGTGCCTCTACACAGCCCAGCACTCGGCTGAGCTCAGCGGCAAGACCCAGTCGCAGCCACTCCTGGCCGGGTTCAAGGTCTCCACTCAGCCCTGCAAGCATACTGGTGCCCTTGGCAATCTGCCCCGAGCCAAGCCAGAGGACAGACTGACCcagatccagccccacagctaTGTGCAGGGCAAAGGCACCCAGGGCCCAAGCCAAGGGCCCTGCGAGACCAAGAGCATGCTGGTGCCTCTGGCGGCCTCTGCTGGACACCCCACCTGTAACGTTGAATCCTGGGGTGACAGTGGGGCCACCCGGGCCCAGTCACCGATGCCTGGCCCAGCCACACCCTGTCCAGAAGAGCTGGCTGCCTCCCAGCTCGCCTCCCTGTGCGCCGAGCTGGCCGCTGAGCTGGGATCCCAGGAGGACCTCCGCGCCCTATTGACCAAAGCCCTCTCCCAGGGGCAAGTGAGGGCAGCCCTGAACCAGGCCCTGTCCAAGAAAGCCCTGGGCTCCACGATGGCCAAGGCCCTGCCCCAGGGCAAGCTGGGAACGGCGCTGATGAAAGTGCTCTCCTGGGGCGAGCTGGGCCTTGCGTTGTCCCGCACCCTCTCCCCTGGTGAGCTGCGGGCAGAACTCACCAAGGCCAAGCAGGGTAAGCTGGCGGATGTGCTCAGCAAGGCCCTGACAGAGGAGGAGTGGGCCGCTCTGAGCCAGGCCCTGTGTCAGGGGGAGCTGGGTGCTGTCCTCAGCCAGTCTTTGTCTCAGGCAGCCCTGAGGACTGGCGTCGTCCTCCCCAAGGCCACCTCGAAAACAGCAGGAAGCAGGATGTCTGTGATTCCGGCCCCCGTGGAGGTGGACTGCAGGGGGAACCCAGCGGCCGCATGGGGGTCTGCCGTAGGCCCCGTGAGACCACAGCCCAGCAAG GGCCCTGTGGACGCTGGCATAGCTGGTGGCCAAGCGTGGAACTCTGCCGCCATCCCCAGTGGAGCGGCCGGGCCCACGACCAGCGCCATGGCCCCTGGCGGTGCGTGGGATCTGGCCAGGGCTTCGGAGCCCTGGGACACcgtgggcagagagacagcagtGGACTCCAAACAGTCGGGGGAACAGGTGGCGTCGCTGCAGGCTGTGGAGAAGGTCGTCACCCGTGCCGTGGTCACCATCCAGGCGTGCGCCCGCGGCTACCTCGTGCGCCGAACCATCAGGGTGTGGCACCAGTGGGCTGTCATCATCCAGGCCGCCTGGCGCGGCTACCGTGTGCGGCGGGACTTGGCCCGGCTCTCTCAAGCGGCCACCACCATCCAGGCCACATGGCGAGGCTTCCGCGCCCGCCGGATAGAGACCCAGCTGCAGTTGCTCCCCGGTGGATGGACCAAGGCGGACGACAGGACCAAGTCCACATCAGACCACCGCTGTTTCCAGTCCTGCCAGCCGCGCGTCTGTCCCTTCTGCCAGTCCCTGAGCCCCAGCCTGGGGAGCCCGCCCAGCGTGGTGATGCTCGTGGGCTCCAGCCCCCGCACCTGCCACATGTGCGGCCACACCCTGCCCACTCGGGTGGTGCACGGCATGGGTCGGGGCTCCAGGGTCCAGGCCAGCATGCCAGGGGGCTGCGACTCCCCAATGGCCTCCCAGAGCTCCCAACAGTCCCATCTCCAGAATAAGGCAGCCACGACCATCCAGTCAGCCTGGAGGGGCTTTGCCGTGCGCCGCCAGCTGAGGCAGCAGCAGATGGCCGCGAAGATGCTTCAGGCCAACTGGCGCGGCCACCACACCCGGGTCGGTCTCACTCCAGATGCACTTTTGGGAGCAGCAGCGTGGGACAACCCAGAGGACATGCAGTGGCCGGGCGTCTAG